A genome region from Maridesulfovibrio salexigens DSM 2638 includes the following:
- a CDS encoding STAS/SEC14 domain-containing protein, which produces MITIMEESSGPMLAVTATGKVSGEDYTEVWIPALQKTITEHGKCRALLYMDENFKGWDLKAMWEDTKFGFAHRNDFEKLAVVGGPSWVEWGTKVAGAMVSGEVKTYPAEELETALKWTAE; this is translated from the coding sequence ATGATCACTATCATGGAAGAGAGCAGCGGCCCCATGCTGGCTGTAACAGCCACCGGCAAAGTTTCCGGCGAGGATTATACCGAAGTCTGGATTCCCGCCTTGCAAAAAACAATTACGGAACACGGCAAATGCAGAGCCCTGCTTTACATGGATGAAAATTTCAAAGGCTGGGATTTGAAAGCCATGTGGGAAGACACCAAGTTCGGTTTTGCCCACCGAAATGACTTTGAAAAACTGGCAGTTGTCGGCGGCCCTTCGTGGGTTGAATGGGGAACCAAAGTTGCCGGAGCAATGGTTAGCGGAGAAGTGAAAACATACCCTGCCGAGGAACTGGAAACGGCCTTGAAGTGGACGGCAGAATAA
- the rpmB gene encoding 50S ribosomal protein L28, protein MSQVCDICGKGPQTGNNVSHAHNKTKRRFMPNLQKVRTQLPSGEVKSIKACTRCIRSGAVVKPVAKKAVS, encoded by the coding sequence ATGTCCCAGGTATGCGATATATGCGGTAAAGGTCCTCAGACTGGCAATAACGTTTCCCACGCTCACAACAAGACTAAGAGACGTTTCATGCCTAACCTGCAGAAAGTCCGCACTCAGCTTCCCAGCGGTGAAGTAAAAAGCATCAAAGCTTGCACCCGCTGCATCCGCTCCGGCGCTGTTGTTAAGCCCGTAGCAAAGAAAGCAGTAAGCTAA
- a CDS encoding YceD family protein produces MSELWITLNDIPEEGQNFVFEDQNFWSAAWKQYKVEVKPGDALVSEVYVLPQDKGCLVRGGTKGSVTIACDRCTADYKHNISTEFEEYEQVAEDGDDEPSPVVKTKEGLKIDIGALLWEHFVMALPIKPLCKEECKGLCGKCGADLNEGGCECEQEEGDPRLAVFRNLKIKN; encoded by the coding sequence ATGTCTGAACTCTGGATTACATTAAACGACATCCCCGAAGAGGGACAAAATTTTGTTTTCGAGGACCAGAATTTCTGGTCTGCTGCATGGAAACAGTACAAAGTAGAAGTCAAACCCGGCGATGCGCTGGTGTCTGAAGTCTACGTCCTTCCTCAGGATAAAGGATGCCTTGTCAGAGGTGGAACCAAAGGTTCCGTGACAATTGCATGCGACAGATGCACGGCAGACTACAAGCACAATATTTCTACCGAATTCGAGGAATATGAGCAGGTCGCTGAAGACGGAGATGATGAACCATCACCCGTTGTAAAGACCAAAGAAGGACTCAAAATCGATATCGGTGCCCTCCTCTGGGAGCATTTTGTAATGGCTCTTCCGATTAAGCCCCTTTGCAAAGAAGAATGTAAAGGACTTTGCGGCAAGTGCGGAGCTGACCTGAATGAAGGCGGCTGCGAATGCGAACAGGAAGAGGGCGATCCAAGGCTTGCGGTTTTCCGCAATCTTAAGATAAAGAACTAA